The Aureitalea marina genome includes a window with the following:
- a CDS encoding magnesium chelatase: MSTTTPLKISTFGALKKAGYQHRSIKDELRDNLLVRLKDGTPTFTGIHGYDHSVIPELETAILSRHNINLLGLRGQAKTRLARQMVQLLDEYIPIVAGSEINDDPFQPISRYAREIIEQQGDDTPIEWLHRDDRFAEKLATPDVTVADLIGDVDPIKAANLKLTYADDRVIHFGMIPRANRCIFVINELPDLQARIQVALFNILQEGDIQIRGFKLRLPLDMQFVFTANPEDYTNRGSIVTPLKDRIGSQILTHYPEDLETARVITDQETALASEQKGHVYVPELAKDLLEQISFEARRSEFIDAKSGVSARLSITAYENLLSTAERRALINGEENTTVRVGDFMGVIPAITGKVELVYEGEQEGAAEVAEQLIANAVKTQFEAYFPKIQKLQKESDVDPYDGIVAWFFEQSGFELPDSLTNAAYKEQLDTIKPLDSLLSKYTPDISSEDRYFFKEFVLWALSEYDKLSKHHMSEGVHFKDVYGSYISGL; the protein is encoded by the coding sequence ATGAGTACCACCACCCCATTGAAGATAAGCACCTTCGGAGCCTTAAAGAAGGCCGGGTATCAGCATAGAAGCATCAAGGATGAATTGAGAGATAATTTATTGGTCAGGTTAAAAGATGGAACACCCACCTTTACGGGTATTCACGGATATGATCATTCCGTCATTCCGGAGTTGGAAACAGCCATCTTATCCAGGCACAATATCAACTTGCTTGGGCTAAGAGGTCAGGCCAAAACCCGTTTGGCCAGGCAAATGGTCCAATTGCTAGATGAGTATATACCGATTGTCGCCGGAAGTGAGATCAATGACGATCCCTTTCAGCCCATTTCTCGCTATGCCAGAGAGATAATAGAACAGCAAGGAGATGATACTCCTATCGAGTGGTTACACAGAGACGATCGCTTTGCCGAAAAACTGGCCACTCCAGATGTAACTGTAGCCGACCTGATCGGTGATGTGGATCCGATCAAAGCTGCTAATTTGAAGTTGACCTACGCGGACGATAGGGTGATCCACTTTGGAATGATTCCCAGGGCCAACCGATGCATTTTTGTGATCAATGAATTACCCGACCTTCAGGCACGCATTCAGGTAGCCCTGTTCAATATTCTTCAAGAAGGAGATATACAGATCAGAGGTTTCAAACTAAGACTTCCGCTGGATATGCAGTTTGTCTTTACGGCCAACCCGGAGGACTACACCAACAGGGGAAGCATAGTTACCCCGCTGAAAGATAGGATCGGGTCCCAGATCCTCACGCATTATCCGGAAGACCTGGAAACTGCTCGGGTTATTACCGATCAGGAGACAGCCCTGGCCAGTGAGCAAAAGGGTCATGTATATGTGCCGGAACTGGCCAAGGATCTCTTGGAACAGATCAGTTTTGAGGCCAGGCGAAGTGAATTCATTGATGCCAAGAGTGGGGTGAGTGCCCGCTTGAGTATTACAGCCTACGAAAATTTGTTAAGTACGGCAGAGCGTCGCGCCCTGATCAATGGCGAAGAGAACACTACTGTTCGCGTAGGAGATTTTATGGGGGTGATACCTGCCATCACCGGTAAGGTCGAATTGGTCTACGAAGGAGAGCAAGAGGGAGCCGCCGAAGTGGCCGAGCAACTGATCGCCAATGCCGTAAAGACCCAATTTGAGGCGTATTTTCCGAAGATTCAGAAACTACAGAAAGAAAGCGATGTTGATCCGTATGACGGCATAGTGGCCTGGTTCTTTGAGCAGAGTGGCTTTGAATTGCCAGACAGCTTGACCAATGCTGCCTACAAAGAACAACTGGACACCATCAAGCCGTTAGATAGTCTGCTTTCCAAGTACACCCCGGATATTTCGTCCGAGGACCGCTATTTCTTTAAGGAATTTGTGCTATGGGCTTTGTCAGAATACGATAAGCTGAGTAAACATCATATGAGCGAAGGAGTTCACTTTAAGGATGTTTACGGCAGCTATATTTCAGGACTATAA
- a CDS encoding vWA domain-containing protein encodes MKKKISASGFLFTSHQAKEISPFDKLLDIFQELITHTSGDFDEAIDWLRQLDEEYNLTDENYTIDDFIEELKEKGYIREEIRPDGSGKGEGNLKITEKTERVLRRRALDQIFGKLKRSGAGNHKTKYTGRGDEQAGEYRSFQFGDPVERISMTESLRNAQVNHGIGDFHLTENDLVIEETTFKAQMSTVLMIDISHSMILYGEDRITPAKKVAMALAELITTRYPKDTLDILVFGNDAWPIKIKDLPYLQVGPYHTNTVAGLQLAMDMLRRKRNTNKQIFMITDGKPSCLQLPDGRYYKNSAGLDPEIVGKCYTMARQARKLHIPITTFMIAQDPYLMQFVDNFTAANQGKAFYTGIKGLGEMIFTDYENNRRKRLRP; translated from the coding sequence ATGAAAAAGAAAATTAGTGCTTCCGGCTTCTTGTTCACTTCACATCAAGCCAAGGAGATTAGTCCTTTCGATAAATTACTGGATATCTTCCAGGAATTGATCACTCATACTTCTGGTGATTTTGACGAGGCCATAGACTGGCTGAGGCAGTTGGACGAAGAGTACAATCTTACAGACGAAAATTACACCATTGACGACTTTATTGAAGAACTGAAGGAGAAAGGTTATATCCGTGAAGAGATTCGACCGGATGGATCCGGAAAAGGGGAAGGCAATCTGAAGATCACTGAGAAGACCGAACGGGTTTTGAGACGACGTGCCTTGGACCAGATATTCGGTAAGTTAAAACGCAGCGGAGCCGGTAACCACAAAACAAAATATACTGGCCGGGGAGACGAGCAGGCCGGAGAGTATCGCTCCTTCCAGTTTGGTGATCCGGTAGAACGGATCTCCATGACAGAGAGTCTGCGTAACGCCCAGGTGAACCACGGAATAGGGGATTTTCATTTAACAGAGAACGACCTGGTTATTGAAGAGACCACCTTTAAGGCCCAGATGAGTACGGTCTTGATGATAGACATCAGCCATAGCATGATCCTCTATGGAGAGGATCGGATAACCCCAGCCAAAAAAGTTGCCATGGCCCTGGCCGAGTTGATCACAACTCGTTACCCAAAGGATACCCTGGATATTCTGGTCTTTGGTAATGATGCCTGGCCGATCAAGATCAAGGATCTGCCTTATTTGCAAGTGGGGCCTTATCACACCAATACAGTGGCAGGTTTGCAGTTGGCGATGGACATGCTCAGGCGAAAGCGCAATACCAACAAACAGATCTTTATGATCACGGACGGGAAGCCAAGTTGCCTTCAGTTGCCAGACGGACGTTACTATAAGAACAGTGCTGGACTCGATCCGGAAATTGTCGGGAAATGCTATACCATGGCCCGACAAGCTCGGAAATTGCATATCCCAATTACCACCTTTATGATCGCACAGGATCCTTACCTGATGCAATTTGTAGACAATTTTACTGCAGCCAACCAAGGGAAGGCATTTTATACCGGTATCAAAGGACTGGGTGAAATGATCTTCACCGACTATGAGAACAACAGAAGAAAACGCTTAAGACCTTGA
- a CDS encoding WD40/YVTN/BNR-like repeat-containing protein: MRKLLALFLLLTAIPLLSQSVSQDLLKSMKPRNIGPGGMSGRVTAIDVQLSNPDVMYVGTASGGLWKSTSGGIKWEPIFDDQPTASIGAVAVQQSNPSVIWVGTGEGNPRNSLNGGFGVYKSLDGGKNWISMGLEKTRHIHRIIVDPTNPDVVYVGAIGSPWGEHPERGVYKTTDGGKTWKQILFNNIKTGVADMVMDPSNPNKLIVAMWEHKRDPWFFKSGGEGSGIYITHDGGDTWKEMTDAEGLPKGDLGRIGLAIARNKPNVIYALVEAKKNALYKSTDGGFNWSKVNDKNDIGNRPFYYSEIYVDPENENRVFSIFTYVNVSEDGGKNFEQLMPAYGVSNGVHPDHHAWWIHPENGQFMIDGNDGGLNITKDGGKTWRFIGNLPVGQFYHIAVDNEYPYNVYGGMQDNGSWRGPAYVWRSQGIRNHYWQEISFGDGFDVVPDRDDSQFGWSMSQQGFVSRYDWKTGNNYSVRPTHPDPDMLLRFNWNSAINIDPFDNNTIYFGSQFVHKSTDKGLTWEVISPDLTTNDPEKQKQSESGGLTMDATGAENHCTVLVIEPSELEQNMMWAATDDGRVHYTRDGGASWNEVTKNIKGLPAGSWIVQIKASNKRQGEALLVANDYRRFNYTPYVYRTTDYGASWTRIVDQNDVISYALSIVEDPIEKNLLFLGTDDGLYVSFDAGANWDKWTNGFPTTSVKDLVIHPRENDLVIGTFGRAAWILDDIRPLRALAKDKSILDGNIKLFDPPTAYQASYREASGTRFGGDALYNGENRDYGSIMKYYFQKKEEEKSDDSQEEENSEADKDKPSKDSLYMKIYDGSRLIRSLKRKIPDTTGVFTWTWFMDEAGVDRPSRTIRKRRNEPGGTSVKPGTYRAELSYLDQTSKTNVTVASDPRLDVTQKAINESYDRSKVLEGMTQTAADAVKQLVESKNVTEDFNKRMKKEDKDKYKDLIDESKEVTKKIDSIVALYLGKVDDRQGITRSPLPTVMSRMGTARFYAASRPNGMTATENRLLQQAREALQSALNTTNGFFTDDWPAFKAKLEAVELSPFKETETFQID, from the coding sequence ATGAGAAAATTACTCGCGCTATTTCTGCTTCTCACGGCAATACCATTGTTATCACAATCCGTTTCCCAGGATTTACTAAAAAGCATGAAACCTCGGAATATCGGTCCTGGTGGGATGTCTGGACGGGTTACCGCAATAGATGTTCAACTTAGCAATCCCGATGTAATGTATGTCGGTACGGCGTCTGGTGGACTTTGGAAATCGACCAGTGGAGGGATCAAATGGGAGCCCATCTTTGACGATCAACCAACGGCTTCGATCGGAGCTGTTGCTGTCCAACAATCTAACCCATCGGTCATCTGGGTTGGTACCGGAGAAGGAAACCCACGAAACAGTTTGAACGGCGGTTTTGGGGTATACAAGTCCCTAGATGGTGGTAAAAACTGGATATCTATGGGATTGGAAAAGACAAGGCACATTCACCGCATCATTGTAGATCCGACCAATCCTGATGTAGTTTACGTAGGAGCAATTGGTTCACCTTGGGGAGAGCACCCGGAGCGAGGTGTTTACAAAACCACGGATGGTGGGAAGACTTGGAAGCAGATTCTGTTCAATAATATCAAGACCGGAGTCGCAGATATGGTCATGGACCCAAGCAACCCAAACAAATTGATCGTAGCCATGTGGGAGCACAAGAGAGACCCTTGGTTCTTTAAATCTGGCGGAGAAGGCTCTGGGATCTACATAACACACGATGGTGGGGACACTTGGAAAGAGATGACCGATGCAGAAGGATTACCAAAAGGGGACCTAGGACGTATCGGACTGGCCATAGCCCGCAACAAACCCAACGTGATATATGCACTGGTGGAAGCTAAGAAGAATGCACTATACAAGAGCACCGATGGCGGATTCAATTGGAGTAAGGTAAACGACAAGAACGATATTGGGAACCGCCCCTTCTACTACTCGGAGATCTATGTGGATCCAGAAAATGAGAATAGGGTTTTCAGCATATTTACCTATGTGAACGTATCCGAAGATGGCGGGAAGAACTTTGAACAGCTAATGCCAGCCTATGGAGTGAGCAATGGGGTTCACCCGGATCACCATGCCTGGTGGATACATCCGGAGAATGGCCAATTCATGATCGATGGTAATGACGGTGGGCTGAACATCACCAAAGATGGTGGAAAAACCTGGCGCTTCATCGGTAATCTGCCGGTGGGACAATTCTATCACATTGCCGTGGACAATGAATATCCCTACAATGTATACGGTGGAATGCAAGATAACGGTAGCTGGAGAGGGCCGGCTTATGTCTGGAGAAGCCAGGGTATCAGAAACCATTACTGGCAGGAAATCTCCTTTGGTGACGGATTTGACGTAGTTCCGGACCGGGATGACAGCCAATTTGGTTGGAGTATGAGCCAGCAAGGTTTTGTGAGCAGATACGATTGGAAGACAGGGAACAATTATTCGGTACGTCCTACCCACCCGGACCCGGATATGCTCCTCAGGTTTAACTGGAATTCCGCCATCAATATTGACCCATTTGACAACAATACGATCTATTTTGGAAGTCAATTTGTGCACAAGAGTACAGACAAGGGCCTGACCTGGGAGGTGATCTCACCGGATCTCACCACCAACGACCCGGAAAAGCAGAAACAGAGTGAAAGTGGTGGTCTGACCATGGACGCTACCGGCGCAGAGAATCACTGTACAGTTTTAGTTATAGAACCTTCCGAACTGGAGCAAAACATGATGTGGGCTGCCACCGATGACGGCCGCGTACATTACACCCGGGACGGCGGAGCCAGCTGGAACGAGGTGACTAAAAACATCAAAGGCTTGCCAGCAGGAAGTTGGATCGTGCAAATAAAGGCATCCAATAAAAGACAAGGAGAAGCCCTTTTGGTAGCCAACGATTATCGACGCTTCAACTACACGCCTTATGTGTACCGCACCACAGATTACGGAGCCAGCTGGACCCGTATAGTAGATCAGAACGATGTGATCAGCTATGCCCTATCGATCGTTGAAGACCCGATTGAGAAGAACTTGTTATTCTTAGGGACGGACGATGGCTTATATGTTTCTTTCGATGCTGGTGCCAATTGGGATAAGTGGACCAACGGTTTTCCAACCACCTCGGTAAAAGACCTGGTGATCCACCCAAGGGAGAACGACCTGGTCATTGGAACATTTGGACGAGCGGCTTGGATTTTAGATGATATTCGTCCGCTGCGTGCACTTGCGAAAGACAAGAGCATATTGGACGGTAACATCAAATTATTTGACCCGCCAACGGCTTATCAGGCCTCTTACCGGGAAGCCAGCGGAACTCGTTTTGGTGGAGACGCCTTATACAATGGCGAGAATCGGGATTACGGGTCCATCATGAAGTACTACTTCCAGAAAAAAGAAGAAGAGAAATCTGATGACAGTCAGGAAGAGGAAAACAGTGAAGCGGACAAGGACAAACCTTCTAAGGATTCATTGTATATGAAGATCTATGACGGCAGCCGCCTGATTCGCAGCCTGAAACGGAAGATCCCTGATACCACTGGTGTATTCACCTGGACCTGGTTTATGGACGAAGCCGGTGTAGACCGACCTAGTCGTACTATCCGGAAACGTCGAAACGAACCAGGAGGAACCAGCGTCAAGCCAGGAACATACCGGGCAGAGCTGTCCTATCTGGACCAGACCTCCAAAACCAATGTCACTGTAGCCAGTGATCCCCGATTGGATGTCACTCAGAAGGCGATTAATGAGTCCTATGACCGTTCAAAAGTATTGGAAGGCATGACTCAGACTGCGGCCGATGCTGTAAAGCAATTGGTAGAAAGTAAGAACGTGACTGAGGATTTCAACAAGCGCATGAAGAAAGAAGACAAGGATAAATACAAGGATCTAATCGACGAGTCCAAAGAGGTGACTAAGAAGATCGATTCTATAGTGGCCTTGTACCTCGGTAAAGTGGACGACAGGCAAGGAATTACCCGCAGTCCCTTACCCACAGTGATGAGTAGAATGGGCACAGCGCGTTTCTATGCCGCTTCTCGACCTAACGGGATGACCGCCACAGAGAACAGACTCTTACAGCAGGCTAGGGAAGCACTACAATCCGCATTGAACACCACCAATGGCTTCTTTACGGACGATTGGCCGGCATTCAAGGCGAAGTTGGAGGCGGTAGAATTGTCTCCTTTTAAAGAGACAGAAACCTTCCAAATCGATTAA
- a CDS encoding DUF2490 domain-containing protein — protein sequence MKRITLLCCCFLGLFQIQAQETGEDKLGIWAMYFGTNRVADKWSIHTEVQYRDYQFFSNFNQLLLRTGANYHISESAIATLGYGYIITDPTFEEPPEGKNSTENRIFQQFILKNKIGKFGFMHRYRLEQRFLKSGDGSTDTQHRARYFLRITFPLNEKWFLAAYDEIFINLQEPLFGQNRLYGAIGYKINDLVNIQAGYLKNHFSGSNFDRLQLAIFWDTDLRKKETDKN from the coding sequence ATGAAGAGAATTACACTATTGTGCTGCTGTTTCCTGGGCCTGTTTCAAATACAGGCCCAGGAAACCGGTGAAGACAAGCTGGGAATCTGGGCCATGTACTTTGGTACGAATCGGGTGGCAGATAAATGGAGTATCCATACCGAGGTCCAGTACAGGGACTACCAGTTCTTTAGCAACTTCAACCAGCTTTTGCTCAGAACTGGGGCCAATTATCACATTTCTGAAAGCGCGATCGCCACCCTGGGATATGGATACATAATCACTGATCCCACTTTCGAGGAGCCTCCTGAAGGGAAAAATTCAACCGAGAACAGGATCTTTCAACAGTTCATACTGAAGAATAAGATTGGTAAATTTGGATTTATGCACCGTTACAGATTGGAACAGCGCTTCTTAAAATCTGGCGATGGAAGTACTGATACTCAGCACAGAGCACGATATTTCTTAAGGATTACCTTTCCCCTAAATGAAAAATGGTTCCTTGCGGCTTACGATGAGATCTTTATCAATCTGCAGGAGCCTCTTTTTGGCCAGAATCGACTATATGGAGCTATTGGCTACAAGATCAATGACCTGGTCAATATTCAGGCCGGTTATCTAAAAAATCACTTTAGTGGATCAAATTTCGACCGCTTGCAGTTAGCTATCTTTTGGGATACCGACTTACGTAAAAAGGAAACCGATAAAAACTGA
- a CDS encoding bifunctional alpha/beta hydrolase/OsmC family protein, which produces MNLEKVQFHNAEGERLTGRLELPADQHPHSFALFAHCFTCNKNLSAVRYISRALTFAGFGVLRFDFTGLGESEGDFADTNFSGNVEDLLVAAKFLEDNYQSPALLVGHSLGGAAVIFAADQLDSVKAVATIGAPSNPEHVSHLFTDDLQTIQDSGQATVKLSGRDFTIKKQFLDDLQKHRLPQVAKRLRRALLVMHSPQDTTVEIKNAEEIYIAAHHPKSFVSLDGADHLLMNKVDSTYAGGVIAQWASRYIEREEQGLVKTQHDVVASLDGDQGFTTQMKVGSHYMTADEPADYGGNNYGPTPYELVSAGLSACTAMTVQMYVRRKGWQLDNIQVHTSYDKQHAVDCEACETDSAKIDTFSREIKLTGDLDDKQKARILQIADKCPVHRTLHSETQVITSLIT; this is translated from the coding sequence ATGAACTTGGAAAAAGTCCAATTCCACAATGCCGAGGGTGAACGACTCACCGGCCGTCTGGAACTACCCGCCGACCAGCACCCCCACAGTTTTGCCTTATTTGCTCATTGCTTTACCTGCAATAAGAACCTCTCTGCCGTAAGATACATCAGCCGGGCCCTGACCTTCGCCGGATTTGGCGTATTGCGATTCGACTTTACCGGATTGGGAGAGAGCGAGGGCGATTTTGCCGACACCAATTTCTCGGGCAATGTGGAAGATCTGCTTGTGGCGGCGAAATTCCTGGAAGATAATTATCAGTCTCCTGCCCTTTTGGTCGGACATTCCCTAGGTGGAGCAGCCGTCATTTTTGCAGCCGATCAACTGGATTCGGTCAAGGCAGTTGCTACTATTGGAGCTCCCAGCAATCCGGAACATGTCAGTCATTTATTTACGGACGATCTACAGACGATTCAAGATTCGGGGCAAGCTACGGTGAAACTTAGTGGTCGCGATTTCACCATAAAAAAACAGTTCCTTGACGACCTGCAAAAGCATCGTTTGCCTCAGGTGGCCAAGCGGCTCAGAAGAGCCTTGTTGGTAATGCACTCACCTCAGGACACCACCGTGGAGATCAAGAATGCGGAAGAGATCTATATCGCTGCTCATCATCCCAAGTCCTTTGTGAGCCTGGATGGTGCGGACCACCTGTTGATGAACAAAGTAGATTCCACCTACGCCGGTGGAGTGATCGCCCAATGGGCATCGCGCTATATTGAGCGGGAAGAACAGGGATTGGTAAAAACCCAACACGATGTGGTAGCCAGTCTTGATGGGGATCAGGGATTTACTACCCAGATGAAGGTGGGTTCTCACTATATGACGGCAGACGAACCAGCCGATTATGGAGGAAACAACTATGGCCCAACACCCTATGAGTTGGTCTCAGCTGGATTGTCGGCCTGTACGGCCATGACCGTACAAATGTATGTCCGCAGAAAAGGATGGCAATTGGACAATATCCAGGTGCATACCTCTTACGACAAACAACATGCGGTAGATTGTGAGGCCTGCGAAACGGATAGTGCCAAGATCGATACCTTTAGCCGGGAGATCAAATTAACCGGAGACCTAGACGATAAACAAAAGGCCAGAATCCTTCAGATAGCTGACAAGTGTCCGGTTCACCGGACCTTACATAGCGAAACCCAGGTGATAACCTCACTTATCACTTAG
- a CDS encoding YdeI/OmpD-associated family protein: MNEPSAWITVYLQGMHSLIIPDDLAVSMLDGGKKRVVVHGRYQEKEVEFHAALQRIKGSYRIMFSKKHQKSLGVGPTDPVEIRLSPDTSKYGVEVPEEFQAVLDSDPVAYAQFESLSDGLKRSLIYYVKRFKNSQTRIDKSLVIANNLALGISNGKELVVDRR; this comes from the coding sequence TTGAACGAACCGAGCGCTTGGATAACCGTGTATCTGCAAGGAATGCACAGCCTGATCATACCAGACGATCTGGCCGTTTCCATGCTGGACGGCGGTAAAAAAAGAGTGGTGGTACATGGCCGGTATCAAGAAAAGGAAGTTGAGTTTCATGCAGCTTTGCAGCGGATCAAAGGTTCTTACCGCATCATGTTCAGCAAAAAACACCAAAAATCCCTCGGTGTAGGTCCAACTGATCCTGTAGAAATTCGATTAAGTCCTGATACCAGTAAGTATGGTGTTGAGGTCCCGGAAGAATTTCAAGCCGTTCTGGACAGCGATCCTGTGGCATATGCTCAATTTGAATCACTTAGCGATGGTTTAAAACGCTCATTGATCTACTATGTCAAACGATTTAAAAATAGTCAGACCAGGATCGATAAATCCCTGGTCATTGCAAATAACCTCGCTCTGGGCATTAGCAATGGAAAAGAGTTGGTGGTGGACAGACGATAA
- a CDS encoding tetratricopeptide repeat protein codes for MTAGRIGLLALLVLISCVSQQETPLIRTADYSAYLDTSRWTTATDIQEEIEFWSSRLRPDSSGLGELAPLASAYARLYDFQSDYDHLLASEALLQKAVSVAAIDKKAYVRALSRTLIKQHRFSDALSVFTTEYAGTPLEVEDHFLLFDCYLEIGKSEQARTHLQEVEDRSQMGYLIRLAKLLDSEGDLPAAIRQLEEARRIALSRNQQELIEWTTSNLADFYVHAGRLEEAYALYLEVIRSRPDHFHSWQGLAWLAYSVEKDVDQAIRILDTLVSVNESPEYVLRQLDMARYVGDSDQVSGLKNKFLMISGEDQQGGLYRIPHAYEILEQNLDRTEDLLELETKQRQTDETIVLLATIRSGQGQREEALELMEKIAVQSAEPITLYHMAKLYKDAGNREEVFMLRQLLKDASVELGPNRVRQLESH; via the coding sequence ATGACAGCAGGCAGGATCGGTTTACTGGCCTTACTCGTCCTGATTAGCTGTGTTTCCCAGCAGGAAACCCCTCTGATTAGGACGGCAGATTATTCGGCATATCTGGATACCTCCCGCTGGACTACGGCTACGGATATCCAGGAAGAGATCGAATTCTGGTCCTCCAGATTGAGACCAGACAGCTCAGGTCTGGGCGAATTGGCTCCTTTGGCCTCCGCCTACGCCCGTTTATATGATTTCCAATCGGATTACGATCATTTACTAGCTAGTGAAGCCTTGTTGCAAAAGGCCGTTTCTGTTGCGGCTATAGATAAGAAAGCCTATGTGCGGGCGCTCTCCCGTACTCTGATCAAACAACATCGATTTAGTGACGCCCTGTCCGTTTTTACAACGGAGTACGCAGGAACCCCACTGGAAGTTGAGGATCATTTTCTCTTGTTTGATTGCTATCTGGAGATCGGAAAGTCAGAACAAGCCCGCACGCATCTGCAAGAAGTAGAAGACCGAAGCCAAATGGGTTATTTGATCCGATTGGCCAAATTACTCGATAGCGAGGGAGATCTACCAGCTGCGATCAGGCAATTGGAAGAAGCCAGGAGGATTGCCCTATCCAGAAACCAGCAGGAATTGATCGAATGGACGACCTCCAACCTGGCGGATTTCTATGTGCATGCCGGCCGATTGGAAGAGGCCTATGCGCTTTATCTCGAGGTGATCAGATCTAGGCCGGACCATTTCCATTCCTGGCAGGGACTTGCCTGGTTGGCCTATTCTGTCGAAAAGGACGTCGATCAGGCAATTAGAATTCTGGATACACTTGTTTCAGTCAACGAGTCACCTGAGTACGTATTACGTCAATTGGATATGGCTCGTTATGTTGGGGATTCAGACCAAGTCTCGGGATTGAAGAACAAATTCTTGATGATATCTGGTGAAGATCAGCAGGGTGGACTATATCGTATTCCTCATGCCTATGAGATTCTGGAACAGAACCTCGATCGGACAGAAGATTTGCTAGAACTCGAAACTAAACAACGTCAGACCGATGAGACCATTGTTCTGTTGGCAACCATAAGATCTGGTCAGGGACAGCGGGAAGAGGCTTTAGAACTAATGGAGAAGATCGCTGTTCAATCTGCAGAACCCATCACTTTATATCATATGGCGAAGCTGTACAAGGACGCGGGGAATCGGGAAGAGGTATTCATGCTCCGACAGCTCTTGAAAGATGCTTCTGTCGAGCTTGGCCCCAATCGGGTCAGACAGCTGGAATCACACTAA
- a CDS encoding DUF4331 family protein: MRKSNLFITLAVLVVAIGSLMLLSADHLDAPDIAGTSADIADLYAFEGDNANSTVFVATLQGPLTPGAVTNNAQFDEDVLIEFNIDNTGDFIEDLVIQAIKREDTMYFFGPAQPVNTGLSSEILTFAERNQVQISSTEETFIETNGNMKFFAGPRRDAFYFDFNRFNEVVGGTAAPDGFFPPEEATDFFEDLNVLAIVVEVPNAMLGTAPPHVGSAVGLEDLPPAYNVWVSAKRKE; this comes from the coding sequence ATGAGAAAATCCAATTTATTTATAACCCTGGCCGTGTTGGTCGTGGCAATTGGCAGTTTGATGCTGCTGTCCGCAGACCACCTGGATGCACCCGATATCGCCGGCACTTCGGCAGATATTGCGGATCTATACGCCTTTGAAGGAGACAATGCCAATAGCACTGTTTTTGTTGCTACTCTTCAAGGCCCGTTGACACCAGGGGCCGTAACCAATAATGCGCAATTCGATGAGGATGTCCTGATCGAATTCAACATTGACAATACAGGGGATTTTATAGAGGACCTGGTCATCCAAGCCATCAAGCGAGAGGATACCATGTATTTCTTTGGGCCCGCACAGCCTGTCAATACTGGGCTGTCCAGTGAAATTCTGACCTTTGCGGAGCGGAACCAGGTTCAAATCTCCTCAACTGAAGAGACCTTTATAGAGACCAATGGCAATATGAAGTTCTTCGCTGGTCCCAGACGGGATGCCTTTTACTTTGATTTTAACCGCTTTAACGAGGTGGTTGGCGGAACGGCTGCTCCGGACGGGTTCTTTCCTCCTGAAGAAGCCACTGACTTTTTTGAGGACCTGAATGTTTTGGCAATAGTCGTGGAGGTCCCTAACGCCATGCTTGGAACAGCTCCTCCCCATGTAGGGAGTGCGGTCGGATTAGAAGATCTGCCACCGGCATATAATGTCTGGGTTTCTGCCAAGCGCAAAGAATAA